The Coccidioides posadasii str. Silveira chromosome 2, complete sequence genomic interval ACTGTTGAAGTGCTTGTTATATCTGGGGGAGGATTAGGGACTTAAatttggaaaaaaaaaaagatgcaGGGCTGGTTTGACATGTGTTGATGAACTGAAGGCTGTTCTTTATAGCCTGAACTTCCGTGCTGAAATCAGCCCCATGTTCCTTCAAACTCACATTTTCAAAGGAGTAACCTGTGTGAAAAAGCACTCTGGGCAGAGTGTTGCAGGCTGCAACCTGAAGTTGTGAACTCGACTCCCCACTCAAGCTCCACCCCTCTTGGTGGAACATCCCGCACTTGCTCCCCCAGCTCCGGCGGCACCGTGCCCCGAGTTAGCTGACACCAGCGTCTTCCCCAACATCAACCAACTGCTGCCTCCATAATTATTGCTTTCAATTTATCATTCCTCCTTCACTCTATGTCGCAACATCTCCCTTACCTTCATTTATTAGTCTAGCTGAACCATTCTCATCCTGAAGGTACGAAGAGCAGCTTAAACCATGCCCAGCGATCTTGAACAGCTTGTGGAGATGGGCTTCGACCCAGAAAGGGCTAGAATTGCTGTCTCAAAGACAGGGGGATGTGCGTATCTGTTATCCCTCATCTCTATTGGCCTCGTCTGGTCAAACACTGACAAACACTACGTGATACAGTGCAAGGAGCTCTTGAATGGCTGGAAGTTAACCAAGACAAATCCCTCGATGAAATACAGTCAGCTACCACTCAAACCAACGATGAGGAAGGTCCTGCCTTACAACCCGGAGAAGAAGCTAGAAGTTTACTATGCAATGTGTGTGGCAAGAAGTTCCGTAGCCATGCGCAGGCAGAATTCCACGCTTCGAGAACAGAACATGTCGACTTCTCAGAGTCAACAGAGGAGATCACTCCATTgacagaggaagaaaagagtgCTAAGCTTGCAGAGCTACGTGAAAAGCTAGCAGAAAAGCGTGCGAAGATGTCTGAGCAGGACAAAATCgacaaaaagagaaatgAGGTGCGCACAATTAGAGTAAGATGCTGTGGAATCTAATAACACATGCTTGTTCCATAGGAAATACGACGGAAGAGCACAAAAGAATCAca includes:
- a CDS encoding uncharacterized protein (EggNog:ENOG410PK3K~COG:O), whose protein sequence is MPSDLEQLVEMGFDPERARIAVSKTGGLQGALEWLEVNQDKSLDEIQSATTQTNDEEGPALQPGEEARSLLCNVCGKKFRSHAQAEFHASRTEHVDFSESTEEITPLTEEEKSAKLAELREKLAEKRAKMSEQDKIDKKRNEVRTIRVRCCGI